ACCAGTTCACTGGCGCCGGCCAGTGAACTGGCGGTAATGGCGATCCCGGAGGCGTAAAAGCCGATCGCGCAGGCGTAGAGCGCGACCAGCAGTGCGGCGTAAACCGCGGCCGGGATCGCCATGAACAGGTTAAAGACCACCAGCCCGGCGCCGCCCACCAGCACGCGCAAGGCGTTGGCCGGGGATTTTTTCTCGGCGAAGGCGTGCATGTGGGCGCTGGCGCGCAGCGTAACCGCCACCTTGCGCGGGTCGCCCAGTTCTGCTGCGATGCTGTCCTGGCTACGGCCAGCCGCAATGCCGTCGACGAAGCGCTGCTCGTACCAGCCCAGCGTTTTGGCCTGCGTCTCCGGCGGCAAGCCCGTCATGGCGCGCTTGAGCGCGTCGAGATATTCCAGTTTGCCCATGTGCTGCTCTACCTTTTGATCAGTGATGCCCGACAACCGGAATGCTGTCGATCGCGCTGGCCGCGTCCACGGCCAGCGGCGCGAGCGTACGCAGGCCAGGCCGGGAGTTCATGGCGCCTTCCCTGTCAACGAATATGTCGATACTGCTAGCTTACGCAAGCGCGCGGCTGGTCGCCAGGGTCGTGCGACAGGCTGCGCAATTCGCGGGACAGGGTGCCCGGCGCGCCGATAGCCGTCGCCGCACCGATCCCGCTACGCACCGCCGTCTCCAGCGTGGCCGGGTAGTCGCTGGCGGTGAAGTCGCCTGCCAGAACCAGTCCTGGCAGCGCGGTATCGTTGCCGGGGCGCGCCAGGCCGGGCGTGCACGAGAAGGTGGCGCGCTTTTCGGTGATGACCCGGCT
Above is a genomic segment from Massilia sp. H6 containing:
- a CDS encoding DUF1700 domain-containing protein — its product is MGKLEYLDALKRAMTGLPPETQAKTLGWYEQRFVDGIAAGRSQDSIAAELGDPRKVAVTLRASAHMHAFAEKKSPANALRVLVGGAGLVVFNLFMAIPAAVYAALLVALYACAIGFYASGIAITASSLAGASELVLDNPLHRVVIGDDGERRETVGNMRTRISFGEHGIEIHDEEEPGPEPGPAAADEPADALGRSGGVIRRAERVAESGIRITTDLDRESRTTQTGVGLAMVLGGIVLFLLSLLLTRYTFVGLKRYIRMNVSLLKGA